GCCCGCTCACGCGCTCAGGAATCCGGTGTAGAACTCACGGAGCTCATCGCCACCGTTCTTCTTCCACGTGGCAAGTGCGGCATCCAGATCGCTGATCTTTTTGCGGCCGCGGGCAATATCCATGGCCAGGTCGTCGAACGGCTTGCTGAGTGAGCCGAACTTGGCGGGCTCCTCGATTTGCAGACCGAAGAACTGCTCCTCGACGACAAACGGCGCCTGGCGTGCTTCCCACTCGCTGGCCGACTCCACATAGCCCGGGTACTGAACCTTGGAATTGACGATGGGGGAGTTGACCAGGAATGCATAGGTGCTGGTCACTTCGGCAAGGCCCTTGTCCGTTGACTGCGGGATGTTGTTCTCATCCTTCTTGAAGTGCACGCCTTCAACGCCGTAGTTGATGAGTTGGTATTCCTGGGTACCAAACGGCGCGGCAATAAAGTTGGCCACCGCGAGCAATTCCTCGATCTTGGCCTTGTCGTCGTTTTTCTTGATGAAGCTGAAAATGCTGGCGGGAGCACCTGCGAACAAGGTGGGCTTGCCGCCGTCGGGAGCGAAGAAGTCCATCGGCTGCATGTCGTACTTGGGGTTGGTGGGCAGCATGCGTGCCAGGGATTCGTGCCAGCTGCCGAGCCCGTCAGTGGCCATGAGTGAGGCTCCGGATTCAAAGCGGGCCTTGGACTGCTGCAAGTTCCCGGCAACTGCATCCGGGTGAACGGCTCCGGAGGCAAAGAGTTTCGCGGTCCATTCCAAGGCGGCGCGGTATTCGTCCGTTTCGACCTTGTTCACGAGGGCGCCGTCAACCAGTGCCCACTTCGGAGCGACACCGAACATGAGCTGGGCGCCGTTCCAAGCATCTTCAGAACCCCAGCGCTTCTTGGCGGGATTGGTCAATTCCTTGGCGATCTCAATGTACTCGTCCGCGGTCTTGGGGGCTTCAAGGCCGAGCTCGGTGAAGATGTCCTTGCGGTAGAACATGGCGTTTGTGAGCAGCGTGGAGGGG
The Arthrobacter alpinus genome window above contains:
- a CDS encoding extracellular solute-binding protein, whose protein sequence is MRKNRQVATASPDTNGLNRRSFLGLAGISAVALSTAAVLTACGNGAGKAQVTSSLGLADSVAKVVPSYIPISLVTPDIAGVNGSTPGFTTIPKTLVKSVTEVPGKGGSYKAMTPAWWTVPPALASNSYYQAVNKELGATIDFQVNDGNTYGDKIQTVLASPKDVPDWVVIPSWNLPPRFSQAVTSVFEDLAPYLSGDKIKKYPNLANLPTAAWKFSSFAGGLYGLPYPSTLLTNAMFYRKDIFTELGLEAPKTADEYIEIAKELTNPAKKRWGSEDAWNGAQLMFGVAPKWALVDGALVNKVETDEYRAALEWTAKLFASGAVHPDAVAGNLQQSKARFESGASLMATDGLGSWHESLARMLPTNPKYDMQPMDFFAPDGGKPTLFAGAPASIFSFIKKNDDKAKIEELLAVANFIAAPFGTQEYQLINYGVEGVHFKKDENNIPQSTDKGLAEVTSTYAFLVNSPIVNSKVQYPGYVESASEWEARQAPFVVEEQFFGLQIEEPAKFGSLSKPFDDLAMDIARGRKKISDLDAALATWKKNGGDELREFYTGFLSA